A DNA window from Drosophila pseudoobscura strain MV-25-SWS-2005 chromosome 2, UCI_Dpse_MV25, whole genome shotgun sequence contains the following coding sequences:
- the LOC26531942 gene encoding uncharacterized protein gives MIDLQTIIRLSLVVVALVVVVSPLLVHSKSVVFGQQSPNARLLYATHVAEPSKFFRITERRVTFKQDKNIKIIGAIVIENNNSTIGGEASLIEGGPTYTFATIKFKSKRNHGLNFNLYIYDSA, from the exons ATGATAGATCTGCAGACTATTATCCGACTCTCCTTAGTTGTCGTGGCACTTGTTGTCGTCGTCAGCCCCCTGTTGGTACATAGTAAAAGCGTGGTCTTTGGCCAGCAAAGCCCAAATGCACGATTACTCTACGCGACGCATGTGGCAGAGCCTTCCAAGTTCTTTCGCATTACAGAAAGAAGAGTAACTTTCAAACAGGAC AAAAATATCAAGATTATCGGCGCCATTGTGATAGAAAACAACAACTCCACAATAGGTGGTGAGGCCTCACTCATAGAGGGTGGACCGACCTACACGTTTGCTACCATCAAATTCAAATCGAAGCGTAACCATGGCCTTAACTTTAATTTatatatctatgattctgcgtaa